ATTTTGCGGAGTTGCTATAATCGCTCGAATCATATATCAAGTACTCAAGAAAAAAAAAGGCGGCGGCGATATATCCGATTTAATGGATATCATAGATGGCATATTCGAAATTAACCGAATAATATATGAAGCCGGACCCAGATTAAGTGATTGTAAGAAATTCTACGATAAAAGAGCGTGCGTTAAAAACGACTTATCAGATATTCTTGATAACTTTTGTAACTCTATCCAAAAATATGCAAAGCAAAAGTATTCTGCTTCCATTAAGATTATAGAAAACGATAATAAAATTCCCTCTATAATGGATAAAAAAATTTGGACAATTTGCCGATCAAAGAATTCAAACAAAAAGCGTAAGAATCTAGATAAACAATCGACAACGGCAAAAGAAAACACCTGCTATAAAGTAATTTTGGAAGATAACCAACAAAACCTTTTTATTTGCGGAGATTTGACCAATTATTCAAAGGAAACTTCGTCAGTCTATTTGAATCACAATCACGACTATTTACAGTACTACAAAAGCATAATCGTCGTTCCGATTGCAACAGAAGAAGCATATACTGAAGAAGAAATAAGCAGTCACAATATCATCTACGGCTTTTTGTGTGTAGACTCCAAAGAAGCCTCCGATGAAAAAAATATTACTATGGTTTATGAAGCATCATTACGACAAGCTGACTTGCTTGTTAAATACATACAGACTTATAATGGGATTACAGGAGGCTATATCAGTGAGATGTGCAAAACTGTATTATGATCAATCTGCCAATGTAAACGTAGATGGAAGACAACTGTCAGGACGGACAAATAACAGAAGCTCTTTGATAAGAGTTGGTTCTATGTATTATTCGAAAAATCCGACAAAAAAAAGGTTCCGCCTTGAATCCGAGACTGACCGTAAGCGATTAACAGAAGGATATATCGCTATGCCCATAAAAAAGTCACATTAATCTACCTATTACAATTTCCTCTCATTTTGTAAACGATCCATAACCGCGCTTTTTATTCGTTTTTTACAAAATGCGAGAATGGTTAAAATTTTTTAATTTTCCTCTTGACAGAGGGCGAAATCAAACATATAATGAGGAAAAAGAATACGGGCAAAATTGTCGAAAGGCAATGACGCAAAACTACAGGGTCCCTGAACGAGATAGCCAGCTGCACAAATCGCGAGAGCGAAACTGCAGCCGGCTTTTTTAATCAAGGGAGAGGAGCGCGAGATGTCGGAAGTCATTGAAAAAATCATAGCGGAAACGCTGGCGTCCGGTGTCAAACCCATCGAAAGGAAATACCGCGGCGTGTACGACGGATACGGGGAAACCCCGATCGCGTACGTCGGCGAAACCGAGGTATTTACGACGGCGTCCGGCGTCCTGACCGATTATCAAAGCGCGATCGAAGATCACGAGATCGGGATAAAATGGTCGATCGGAAACGTAAAAAGCGCGATCCGCGCCCTCGACGAACTCGAAAAAGCGGATAATCGCCCGGCATTCATCGCGGCGTTCGTGACGAGGTCCTTCCTCGAAAGCGACGTAGCGGAAAACCTTGCGGCGTTCGAAGAGACGGCAGACGAAAGAAAAGAAAGGATATGCCTTATATTCTCCGAGAACGCGCTTGAAAGTGCGATCGCCGAAAAAGGCGCGTCGGAAGCACGCGGCGCGGGATTCAAAACCGCGATCGACGGCTTCTCGGGGGAGAGATCCCTTGCGGCGTTGACCGCCTGCCCCACGGATTACGTCTTCTTTTCCGAAAAGATGACGGCGCTCGCGGGCGACAGGAACAAACCCGGCGTC
Above is a window of Clostridia bacterium DNA encoding:
- a CDS encoding EAL domain-containing protein, coding for MSEVIEKIIAETLASGVKPIERKYRGVYDGYGETPIAYVGETEVFTTASGVLTDYQSAIEDHEIGIKWSIGNVKSAIRALDELEKADNRPAFIAAFVTRSFLESDVAENLAAFEETADERKERICLIFSENALESAIAEKGASEARGAGFKTAIDGFSGERSLAALTACPTDYVFFSEKMTALAGDRNKPGVFTAFTSLLRSLRTEIILTGVRSDDQIREAIAAECFGIMPSKDYAGEFNFPTETRDLESIKKDVEASL